One window of the Anaeromyxobacter dehalogenans 2CP-C genome contains the following:
- a CDS encoding UvrD-helicase domain-containing protein, which produces MSPRKPAPDQADRDRAIHARDENVIADAGAGTGKTTLLVARLVERVAPEDDGPALPLGRIAAVTFTRKAAGELRLRIREALLRALARADLTELRRRRLADALSALDTAHVGTIHSFADRLLRLRPVEARLSPSYDIVEDDAPLVDEAFAAFLHAVEAGTLADELPDLDPTVAAAAQSAFLDALRAGVRAERRVHDHGVVPGLDCLVEALVHTRDVPPVVPAARRPDLAKFRELADELLGYAAGSSGDGAGSRWVAATRRRIERIREEEDPVLVLKELLRCAPHRKLAMKADFADDRAGWALYKAFLGDDGKKALREGSLREDLLRPFARWLARRLVAAAPAVVAMYERVKARHRAVDQLDLLLELRDLLQRDRAVRAEYQALFDHVMVDEFQDTDPLQAEVVLYLCEQGAVASDWRDVRLVPGKLTIVGDPKQSIYRFRRADIGVYAAVRAIVERGPHVVAKLKANFRCEPALVRWLNGTFDGVLGKAAGDAPVFDPGAGTVANEPLLAGRDGGAPCAVQVLPLAAESGRKPELRATEAKALAAWLRWLVEGKKRIIVDPATGAPRPAGYGDVAVLVTATVNLPLLFPELDRLGVPYAARGGTLFLADPLHQQFLLGLRALADRDDGIAQAALLRPPFFAVDHDDLARARAADPASTHPGVLRARAAQEVVRELRRTRLDRPPGATARDLLERTAFGRAAALGPNGAQRLEALRELCLVLEAVAAEGLDYDAATARLRAWVDDAVQLDPPRPVGTDAVQILTVHQAKGLEFPIVVLWDGCANLAARDVRAPFVVDRTGEAWAVALDGLEWEEPEGGEVAGREKRYLDAERLRLVYVAATRARDLLVLPVAGEPDPERITGRLVSGEPAAPVETLAPYAIGAEPAWAGELPAPAPRPATDGSALAAEVRTPWRSAIAEAARPRFAPGSVTGEAHARTEAAERPGEAGPPRPERQSRHGRVFGDTVHLAIGLALRGPALAPTAAVARAAAATGLSERRTEAAEDVVRALAALERAGLRRAPGPELQLEYPVAHAADGKLVQGYVDLLGVRDGRVVVVDFKTDAPPAGDVHASHAAYVEQVRGYARILVALGVAREGAVDAGLLFTADGGLRWV; this is translated from the coding sequence CGCGAGGCCCTGCTGCGCGCGCTCGCGCGGGCCGACCTCACGGAGCTCCGGCGGCGGCGGCTCGCCGACGCGCTCTCCGCGCTCGACACGGCGCACGTGGGCACCATCCACTCGTTCGCCGACCGGCTCCTGCGGCTCCGGCCGGTGGAGGCGCGGCTCTCCCCGTCCTACGACATCGTGGAGGACGACGCGCCGCTCGTGGACGAGGCGTTCGCGGCGTTCCTGCACGCGGTCGAGGCGGGCACGCTCGCGGACGAGCTCCCCGACCTCGACCCGACGGTCGCTGCGGCGGCGCAGTCGGCGTTCCTCGACGCGCTGCGCGCGGGCGTCCGCGCCGAGCGGCGCGTGCACGACCACGGCGTCGTCCCGGGCCTCGATTGCCTCGTCGAGGCCCTGGTGCACACGCGCGACGTCCCGCCGGTCGTCCCGGCCGCGCGGCGGCCCGACCTGGCGAAGTTCCGCGAGCTGGCGGACGAGCTCCTCGGGTACGCCGCGGGCTCGAGCGGCGACGGCGCGGGCTCGCGGTGGGTCGCCGCCACGCGGCGGCGGATCGAGCGGATCCGCGAGGAGGAGGACCCGGTCCTCGTCCTGAAGGAGCTGCTGCGGTGCGCGCCGCACCGGAAGCTCGCGATGAAGGCGGACTTCGCGGACGACCGCGCGGGCTGGGCGCTCTACAAGGCGTTCCTCGGCGACGACGGCAAGAAGGCGCTCCGCGAGGGCTCGCTCCGCGAAGACCTGCTGCGCCCGTTCGCCCGCTGGCTCGCGCGCCGGCTCGTCGCCGCCGCGCCCGCGGTGGTGGCGATGTACGAGCGCGTGAAGGCGCGCCACCGGGCGGTGGACCAGCTCGACCTGCTGCTCGAGCTGCGCGACCTCCTCCAGCGCGATCGCGCGGTGCGCGCCGAGTACCAGGCGCTGTTCGACCACGTGATGGTGGACGAGTTCCAGGACACCGATCCGCTCCAGGCCGAGGTGGTCCTGTACCTCTGCGAGCAGGGCGCGGTCGCGTCGGACTGGCGCGACGTCCGCCTCGTGCCGGGCAAGCTCACCATCGTCGGCGACCCGAAGCAGTCGATCTACCGCTTCCGCCGCGCCGACATCGGCGTGTACGCGGCGGTGCGGGCCATCGTCGAGCGCGGCCCGCACGTGGTCGCGAAGCTGAAGGCCAACTTCCGCTGCGAGCCGGCGCTGGTCCGGTGGCTGAACGGGACGTTCGACGGCGTGCTCGGGAAGGCCGCCGGGGACGCGCCGGTGTTCGACCCGGGGGCCGGGACGGTGGCGAACGAGCCGCTGCTCGCGGGCCGGGACGGTGGTGCACCCTGCGCCGTGCAGGTGCTGCCGCTCGCGGCGGAGTCCGGCAGGAAGCCCGAGCTGCGCGCCACCGAGGCGAAGGCGCTCGCGGCGTGGCTCCGGTGGCTGGTCGAGGGGAAGAAGCGGATCATCGTGGACCCGGCCACGGGCGCGCCCCGGCCGGCTGGCTATGGCGACGTCGCCGTGCTCGTCACCGCCACCGTCAACCTGCCGCTCCTGTTCCCGGAGCTGGACCGGCTGGGCGTGCCGTACGCCGCGCGGGGCGGGACGCTGTTCCTCGCGGATCCGCTCCACCAGCAGTTCCTGCTCGGCCTGCGGGCGCTCGCGGATCGCGACGACGGGATCGCGCAGGCGGCGCTGCTGCGGCCACCGTTCTTCGCGGTGGACCACGACGACCTCGCCCGGGCCCGCGCCGCCGACCCGGCGTCCACGCACCCGGGCGTGCTCCGCGCGCGCGCGGCGCAGGAGGTCGTGCGCGAGCTCCGCCGGACCCGGCTGGACCGGCCGCCGGGGGCGACCGCCCGCGACCTGCTGGAGCGGACCGCGTTCGGCCGCGCGGCCGCGCTCGGACCGAACGGCGCGCAGCGGCTCGAGGCGCTCCGCGAGCTCTGCCTCGTGCTCGAGGCGGTCGCCGCCGAGGGGCTCGACTACGACGCGGCCACCGCGCGCCTGCGCGCGTGGGTGGACGACGCGGTCCAGCTCGATCCGCCGCGCCCGGTCGGGACCGACGCGGTGCAGATCCTCACCGTGCACCAGGCGAAGGGCCTCGAGTTCCCGATCGTCGTCCTCTGGGACGGGTGCGCGAACCTGGCCGCCCGCGACGTGCGCGCGCCGTTCGTGGTGGACCGGACCGGCGAGGCCTGGGCGGTCGCGCTCGACGGGCTCGAGTGGGAGGAGCCGGAGGGCGGCGAGGTGGCCGGCCGCGAGAAGCGCTACCTCGACGCCGAGCGGCTGCGCCTCGTCTACGTGGCCGCGACCCGCGCGCGCGACCTGCTGGTCCTGCCGGTCGCCGGCGAGCCGGATCCCGAGCGGATCACCGGCCGGCTCGTGTCCGGCGAGCCGGCGGCGCCGGTGGAGACGCTCGCGCCGTACGCGATCGGCGCGGAGCCGGCCTGGGCCGGCGAGCTCCCCGCCCCCGCGCCGCGGCCGGCGACCGACGGCTCGGCGCTCGCCGCCGAGGTGAGGACGCCGTGGCGGTCCGCCATCGCCGAGGCCGCGCGGCCGCGCTTCGCGCCCGGCTCGGTGACCGGCGAGGCGCACGCGCGCACCGAGGCGGCGGAGCGGCCGGGCGAGGCGGGCCCGCCCAGGCCGGAGCGCCAGAGCCGTCACGGCCGCGTGTTCGGCGACACGGTCCACCTCGCCATCGGCCTCGCGCTGCGTGGCCCGGCGCTCGCGCCCACTGCCGCCGTGGCGCGGGCTGCCGCGGCCACCGGCCTCTCGGAGCGGCGGACCGAGGCCGCCGAGGACGTCGTCCGCGCGCTCGCCGCCCTGGAGCGGGCCGGGCTGCGCCGCGCGCCGGGGCCGGAGCTCCAGCTCGAGTACCCGGTGGCGCACGCGGCGGACGGGAAGCTCGTGCAGGGGTACGTGGACCTCCTCGGCGTCCGCGACGGCCGCGTCGTGGTGGTGGACTTCAAGACCGACGCGCCGCCCGCCGGCGACGTGCACGCGTCGCACGCGGCCTACGTGGAGCAGGTGCGGGGCTACGCGCGGATCCTGGTCGCCCTCGGCGTGGCGCGGGAGGGCGCGGTGGACGCGGGCCTCCTGTTCACCGCCGACGGCGGGCTCCGCTGGGTGTAG
- a CDS encoding SEC-C metal-binding domain-containing protein, with protein sequence MTDPSLEALLAELERCAGPDDPRAVHVLSRMLDRLLRAPIADCALCAWQDLARLAGAIRASGGTVTAEQQAGIDAAFEEGAKLLVPFDPSAVPSPAALPSRVARALRPGRNDPCRCGSGRKYKKCHLAEDERAAR encoded by the coding sequence ATGACCGACCCGTCGCTGGAAGCGCTCCTCGCCGAGCTCGAACGCTGCGCCGGCCCCGACGACCCGCGCGCCGTCCACGTCCTGTCTCGCATGCTCGACCGGCTCCTGCGCGCTCCCATCGCGGACTGCGCGCTCTGCGCGTGGCAGGATCTCGCCCGGCTCGCCGGCGCGATCCGCGCCTCGGGCGGGACCGTCACCGCCGAGCAGCAGGCGGGGATCGACGCGGCCTTCGAGGAGGGGGCGAAGCTGCTCGTCCCGTTCGATCCCTCCGCCGTCCCCTCCCCCGCCGCGCTGCCATCGCGAGTCGCCCGCGCCCTGCGGCCCGGCCGCAACGACCCGTGCCGGTGCGGCAGCGGCCGCAAGTACAAGAAGTGCCACCTCGCCGAGGACGAGCGGGCGGCGCGCTGA
- a CDS encoding HD domain-containing protein: MNVPLTQRFISAVAKAHELHATQERPGSGAPYLTHLLGAAANVLHFGGDEDQAIAALLHGVAADGDARAKLETLREAFGARVADLVAGCRDAFDSAEPGWRARKEAYLARLASKPRDVLLVVAADKLDDARAIVTDLRTRGSEAWSRLAGGRNGSLWYYAALAATLARAGVGSIAVALEATLEEMANAAVDCEVDDRVALAEEFGCLALSSIQA; the protein is encoded by the coding sequence GTGAACGTTCCCCTCACGCAGCGCTTCATCTCCGCCGTGGCGAAGGCACACGAGCTCCACGCGACGCAGGAGCGGCCGGGCTCGGGCGCCCCGTACCTGACGCACCTGCTGGGTGCGGCGGCGAACGTGCTGCACTTCGGGGGCGACGAGGACCAGGCCATCGCCGCGCTGCTGCACGGGGTTGCAGCGGACGGGGACGCGCGGGCCAAGCTCGAGACCCTCCGCGAGGCGTTCGGCGCCCGCGTGGCGGACCTGGTGGCGGGCTGTCGCGACGCGTTCGACAGCGCCGAGCCGGGCTGGCGCGCGCGCAAGGAGGCCTACCTCGCGCGCCTCGCCAGCAAGCCCCGCGACGTGCTGCTGGTGGTGGCGGCCGACAAGCTCGACGACGCGCGCGCCATCGTCACCGACCTGCGCACCCGCGGCTCGGAGGCCTGGTCGCGCCTGGCGGGCGGCCGCAACGGATCCCTCTGGTACTACGCGGCGCTCGCGGCCACCCTGGCGCGCGCCGGCGTCGGCAGCATCGCGGTCGCGCTCGAGGCCACGCTCGAGGAGATGGCGAACGCTGCGGTGGACTGCGAGGTGGACGACCGCGTCGCGCTCGCGGAGGAGTTCGGCTGCCTGGCGCTGTCGTCGATCCAGGCCTGA
- a CDS encoding B12-binding domain-containing radical SAM protein, whose translation MAACDVVLVGYEDEENLGLRSLAAYLAQAGVTVDLAPYRAGVRRDLLAYLRARRPRLVGFSLIFQGMLPDFADLVAYLRANGVAAHFTMGGHFPSLAWARTLALVPGLDTVVRHEGEVTLLELVRALDRPARWREIPGLAFRDRGLPIATPPRPLVPDLDALPFPLRRRETLAARDVGIASLAASRGCHYDCSFCSVQTFYGEPPGPRRRTRSPGNVADEMQVLHEAKGVRVFIFKDDDLATRGPRARAWIEAFARELEARGLGRRIAWRISCRVDDLDADLLRRLRGVGLTWVYLGIESGSEQGLRTCNKRFTVDDVRRGVALLRRLRLAFDYGFMLLDPDSTFASVRESVGFLEDLGRRGDASVHFTKMFPYVGTAIAARLAAEGRLAGTDAAPDYAFRDPRLDLLQGFLSEAFHERNFGPDGLVSASRMAAFDLELATRFGGAGAGTRAYHAALRHLTARGNALAIAAVRRALDVLEARSVDGCLAAWPGLLELARVAREADLDLARRLRGVMEANGHDAPRPRLLLSAPRRAPRPARPDRPGSLAPRPRASRASARARRGTGAGARRGAGWRG comes from the coding sequence ATGGCGGCCTGCGACGTCGTCCTGGTCGGCTACGAGGACGAGGAGAACCTCGGCCTGCGGTCCCTCGCCGCCTACCTCGCGCAGGCGGGCGTGACGGTGGACCTCGCGCCCTACCGCGCGGGCGTCCGCCGGGATCTGCTCGCCTACCTGCGCGCGCGCCGCCCCCGGCTGGTGGGGTTCTCGCTCATCTTCCAGGGGATGCTCCCGGACTTCGCCGACCTCGTCGCGTACCTGCGCGCGAACGGGGTCGCCGCCCACTTCACCATGGGCGGCCACTTCCCCAGCCTCGCCTGGGCCCGAACGCTCGCGCTCGTCCCGGGCCTCGACACCGTGGTCCGGCACGAGGGCGAGGTCACGCTGCTCGAGCTGGTCCGCGCGCTGGACCGCCCGGCGCGGTGGCGCGAGATCCCCGGGCTCGCGTTCCGCGACCGCGGCCTTCCCATCGCGACGCCGCCGCGGCCGCTCGTCCCCGACCTCGACGCGCTGCCCTTCCCGCTGCGCCGCCGCGAGACGCTCGCGGCACGCGACGTCGGGATCGCCTCCCTCGCGGCGAGCCGCGGCTGCCACTACGACTGCTCCTTCTGCTCGGTCCAGACGTTCTACGGCGAGCCGCCGGGTCCGCGACGGCGCACCCGCTCGCCGGGGAACGTGGCGGACGAGATGCAGGTCCTCCACGAGGCGAAGGGCGTGCGGGTCTTCATCTTCAAGGACGACGACCTCGCCACCCGCGGCCCTCGGGCGCGCGCCTGGATCGAGGCGTTCGCGCGGGAGCTGGAGGCGCGCGGGCTGGGCCGGCGCATCGCCTGGCGCATCTCCTGCCGCGTGGACGACCTCGACGCGGACCTGCTCCGGCGGCTCCGGGGCGTGGGGCTGACGTGGGTGTACCTCGGCATCGAGTCGGGCTCGGAGCAGGGCCTGCGCACGTGCAACAAGCGCTTCACGGTGGACGACGTGCGCCGCGGCGTCGCGCTCCTGCGCCGGCTGCGGCTCGCGTTCGACTACGGCTTCATGCTGCTCGACCCGGACTCCACCTTCGCGTCGGTGCGCGAGAGCGTGGGCTTCCTCGAGGACCTCGGCCGCCGCGGCGACGCCTCGGTCCACTTCACCAAGATGTTCCCCTACGTCGGGACCGCGATCGCGGCGCGGCTCGCGGCCGAGGGGCGGCTCGCCGGCACCGACGCGGCGCCGGACTACGCGTTCCGGGACCCGCGGCTGGACCTGCTCCAGGGGTTCCTGTCGGAGGCGTTCCACGAGCGCAACTTCGGGCCGGACGGCCTGGTGAGCGCGAGCCGCATGGCCGCGTTCGACCTCGAGCTCGCGACCCGCTTCGGCGGCGCGGGCGCGGGCACGCGCGCCTACCACGCCGCGCTCCGGCACCTCACCGCCCGCGGGAACGCGCTCGCGATCGCAGCGGTCCGGCGCGCCCTCGACGTGCTCGAGGCCCGCTCGGTGGACGGGTGCCTCGCCGCCTGGCCAGGGCTGCTGGAGCTGGCCCGCGTCGCCCGCGAGGCGGATCTCGACCTCGCGCGCCGCCTGCGCGGGGTCATGGAGGCGAACGGCCACGACGCGCCGCGGCCGCGCCTCCTGCTCAGCGCGCCCCGCCGCGCGCCTCGCCCGGCCCGGCCGGACCGCCCGGGCTCCCTTGCCCCGCGTCCCCGCGCTTCCCGTGCATCAGCTCGAGCACGGCGCGGTACAGGCGCTGGCGCGCGTCGTGGCGCTGGCTGGCGCGGGTGA
- a CDS encoding CHASE2 domain-containing protein: MPGERLAGEAQAGGDHGAPQGVLWPERMERWRERLLEAALIGVPLAVIQWVVGRLSARVTSQPWHVLWFVVPLAVAAWIAWQAVMRRRSFRLRGPMRAFLVCYLAVFAVAGAADLLVLTRTTAVYEHEPLRHRFLPAGWGDWRYRVARRYAADQVPLVILVEPAPGPATSRGAERFELARLIARAEQAGAAGVAFDFYFGKEPSDADALLCAAVQRARRPVIVGERTVKAPHVHAEAYAPALESCFPRNRRGHLLAYRDADDLVRSVGLRTPRGKESLALQVAAQLAGRPVGPDGELMQLVFPRDAFPAITSEDLALTDLKDRLLLVGERSAAETFQTPFGPRLGVELHAAAVGSLLTGGWIRRPPPWCGALIVLVACYLLSALADAGASIRKLLGVAAAVTAFVVAGAVLAMWLWNVWLDVAYPVAAVWPLVALLALLRRTLGSAPAPPSSAVSGAPAPPSPAPSSPARSARRARGRPA, encoded by the coding sequence GTGCCCGGTGAACGACTCGCGGGCGAGGCCCAGGCGGGCGGCGATCACGGCGCGCCGCAGGGCGTGCTCTGGCCGGAGCGCATGGAGCGCTGGCGGGAGCGGCTGCTGGAGGCGGCGCTGATCGGCGTCCCGCTCGCGGTGATCCAGTGGGTCGTCGGCCGGCTGAGCGCGCGCGTCACCTCGCAGCCCTGGCACGTCCTGTGGTTCGTGGTGCCGCTGGCGGTCGCCGCCTGGATCGCGTGGCAGGCGGTGATGCGGCGCCGCAGCTTCCGGCTGCGCGGCCCCATGCGCGCGTTCCTCGTCTGCTACCTGGCCGTCTTCGCGGTGGCAGGCGCGGCGGACCTGCTGGTCCTGACCCGCACCACGGCGGTCTACGAGCACGAGCCGCTGCGGCACCGGTTCCTGCCCGCTGGATGGGGCGACTGGCGCTACCGCGTCGCGCGCCGGTACGCAGCCGACCAGGTGCCGCTCGTGATCCTGGTCGAGCCGGCGCCAGGGCCCGCCACGAGCCGGGGTGCGGAGCGCTTCGAGCTGGCACGGCTGATCGCACGGGCCGAGCAGGCCGGGGCGGCCGGCGTGGCGTTCGATTTCTACTTCGGGAAGGAGCCCTCGGACGCCGATGCGCTCCTGTGCGCCGCCGTCCAGCGCGCCCGCAGGCCGGTGATCGTCGGCGAACGCACGGTGAAGGCTCCGCACGTCCACGCCGAAGCGTATGCGCCAGCGCTCGAGTCCTGCTTCCCGCGGAATCGCCGGGGCCACCTGCTCGCGTACCGCGACGCGGACGACCTCGTCCGCAGCGTGGGCCTGAGGACGCCGCGCGGCAAGGAGTCGCTCGCGCTCCAGGTGGCGGCGCAACTGGCGGGCCGGCCAGTGGGGCCGGACGGCGAGCTGATGCAGCTCGTCTTCCCTCGCGACGCCTTCCCAGCCATCACCTCCGAGGATCTCGCGCTCACGGACCTGAAGGACCGCTTGCTGCTCGTCGGCGAGCGGTCCGCTGCCGAAACCTTCCAGACCCCGTTCGGCCCGCGCTTGGGCGTGGAGCTCCACGCCGCCGCCGTCGGATCGCTGCTCACCGGCGGATGGATCCGGCGGCCGCCGCCCTGGTGCGGCGCCCTGATCGTCCTGGTGGCCTGCTACCTGCTTTCCGCGCTCGCCGACGCCGGCGCGTCGATCCGGAAGCTCCTCGGGGTCGCGGCCGCGGTGACCGCGTTCGTGGTCGCCGGGGCCGTGCTCGCGATGTGGCTGTGGAACGTGTGGCTGGACGTCGCGTATCCGGTGGCGGCAGTGTGGCCGCTGGTGGCGCTCCTGGCGCTGCTCCGGCGCACGCTCGGGAGCGCGCCGGCGCCTCCGTCATCCGCCGTCAGCGGCGCACCAGCTCCACCCAGCCCCGCACCGAGCTCACCTGCCAGATCCGCTCGGCGCGCGAGAGGTCGCCCAGCGTGA
- a CDS encoding aminotransferase class IV family protein, producing the protein MSGLLLLEALRWEPAGGWFLLDRHLARLAGAAAHFGHPFDPAAVRAALEGAVAGLDGARKVRLELAADGRLAVEALPLPSSRPLRGALAPDPVDSADAFLRFKTSRREPYERARASRPDADEVILWNERGELTETSTGNLVLERGGRRLTPPASAGLLAGTFRANLLEAGELEEAALTLGDLSRAERIWQVSSVRGWVELVRR; encoded by the coding sequence GTGAGCGGGCTCCTGCTGCTGGAGGCGCTGCGGTGGGAGCCGGCGGGCGGCTGGTTCCTGCTCGACCGGCACCTCGCGCGCCTCGCCGGCGCCGCGGCGCACTTCGGCCATCCCTTCGATCCGGCCGCGGTCCGGGCGGCGCTCGAGGGCGCGGTGGCCGGGCTCGACGGCGCGCGCAAGGTCCGGCTCGAGCTCGCGGCCGACGGCCGCCTCGCGGTGGAGGCGCTGCCCCTCCCGTCCTCGCGGCCGCTCCGCGGCGCGCTGGCCCCCGACCCGGTGGACTCCGCCGACGCCTTCCTCCGCTTCAAGACCTCGCGCCGGGAGCCGTACGAGCGCGCCCGCGCCAGCCGGCCGGACGCCGACGAGGTGATCCTCTGGAACGAGCGCGGCGAGCTCACCGAGACCAGCACCGGCAACCTGGTGCTGGAGCGCGGCGGGCGGCGGCTCACCCCGCCAGCGTCCGCCGGGCTCTTGGCCGGCACCTTCCGCGCGAACCTCCTCGAGGCCGGCGAGCTCGAGGAGGCGGCGCTCACGCTGGGCGACCTCTCGCGCGCCGAGCGGATCTGGCAGGTGAGCTCGGTGCGGGGCTGGGTGGAGCTGGTGCGCCGCTGA
- the pabB gene encoding aminodeoxychorismate synthase component I, protein MLAPRAVTFQAAVEALDLGVEGFERCVDALRRRPGLVLLDSRAVDGRLGRFSFACFDPFATLVARDGQVELRRWTGERATFQGKALDVLERLLAAHRLEAAGLPAPFVGGAAGYLGYGLARELERLPRAARDASGAPDAVLGLYDRVLVLDRVAGRAYLACLASPDLPGRAPLGEVRRAVLEAARRRTAPDDAATDDAAPDEPLSRDLTRDAYLAAVRRIQDHVAAGDAYQVNFTGRWFAPVRGRDPWALHRRLMRLNPAPFAAWLGFDDVQVSCASPERFLRVDGADVETRPIKGTAPRGTTPEGDANLRAALLASAKDRAELAMIVDVARNDLGRVCAPGSVRVDAFPEIERHPSVHHLVATVRGRLAPGRGVCDLLRAAFPAASITGAPKIRAMEIVDELEPVARGVYTGSIGYLGFQGTADLNVAIRTIVVAGGLVHLHAGGGIVADSVPEAEHEEAGLKARNLIRAVASWHEVAR, encoded by the coding sequence ATGCTCGCCCCGCGCGCGGTGACCTTCCAGGCGGCGGTCGAGGCGCTCGACCTCGGCGTCGAGGGCTTCGAGCGGTGCGTGGACGCGCTCCGGCGCAGGCCCGGGCTCGTGCTCCTCGACAGCCGCGCGGTGGACGGCCGCCTGGGGCGGTTCTCGTTCGCCTGCTTCGATCCGTTCGCGACGCTGGTGGCGCGCGACGGCCAGGTCGAGCTGCGGCGCTGGACGGGCGAGCGGGCGACGTTCCAGGGCAAGGCGCTGGACGTGCTGGAGCGGCTGCTCGCGGCGCACCGGCTCGAGGCCGCCGGCCTGCCCGCGCCGTTCGTGGGCGGGGCCGCCGGCTACCTCGGCTACGGGCTCGCGCGCGAGCTGGAGCGCCTGCCGCGCGCCGCGCGCGACGCGAGCGGCGCCCCGGACGCCGTGCTCGGCCTCTACGATCGCGTGCTCGTGCTCGATCGCGTCGCGGGCCGGGCGTACCTCGCCTGCCTCGCCTCGCCCGACCTCCCGGGCCGCGCGCCCCTCGGCGAGGTCCGGCGCGCGGTGCTCGAGGCTGCGCGGCGGCGCACCGCGCCCGACGACGCGGCGACGGACGACGCGGCGCCGGACGAGCCGCTCTCGCGCGACCTGACGCGCGACGCGTACCTCGCGGCGGTGCGGCGCATCCAGGACCACGTCGCCGCCGGCGACGCGTACCAGGTGAACTTCACCGGGCGCTGGTTCGCGCCGGTGCGCGGGCGCGATCCCTGGGCGCTCCACCGCCGCCTCATGCGGCTCAACCCGGCGCCGTTCGCGGCCTGGCTCGGCTTCGACGACGTGCAGGTGTCGTGCGCCTCGCCGGAGCGCTTCCTGCGGGTGGACGGCGCGGACGTGGAGACGCGGCCGATCAAGGGGACCGCGCCGCGCGGTACGACGCCGGAGGGGGACGCGAACCTGCGGGCGGCGCTGCTCGCGAGCGCGAAGGACCGCGCCGAGCTGGCCATGATCGTGGACGTGGCGCGGAACGACCTCGGGCGCGTGTGCGCGCCCGGCTCGGTGCGGGTGGACGCGTTCCCCGAGATCGAGCGCCACCCCTCGGTCCACCACCTCGTCGCGACCGTGCGCGGCCGGCTCGCGCCCGGGCGCGGCGTCTGCGACCTGTTGCGCGCCGCGTTCCCCGCCGCCTCGATCACCGGCGCGCCCAAGATCCGCGCCATGGAGATCGTGGACGAGCTGGAGCCGGTCGCGCGGGGCGTGTACACCGGCAGCATCGGCTACCTCGGCTTCCAGGGCACCGCGGACCTGAACGTCGCCATCCGCACGATCGTCGTCGCGGGCGGCCTCGTGCACCTGCACGCCGGCGGCGGCATCGTGGCCGACTCGGTGCCCGAGGCCGAGCACGAGGAGGCGGGGCTGAAGGCCCGCAACCTCATCCGCGCCGTCGCGAGCTGGCACGAGGTGGCGAGGTGA
- a CDS encoding response regulator transcription factor, which produces MEDHRETAQPKVLLVEDDDDLRVAMAGCLAGAGFDVTLVATGADAVRAALRDHPQVMVIDVMLPDSGGLGVAEALHRYPELEQVPVLFTTGLAAPAVKALLAPAPVLFKPFGRRQLVSAVRSAVQRRPPASQAPAAAQ; this is translated from the coding sequence ATGGAAGACCACCGTGAAACCGCGCAGCCGAAGGTGCTGCTGGTCGAGGACGACGACGACCTGCGCGTCGCCATGGCGGGCTGCCTCGCGGGCGCGGGCTTCGACGTGACGCTGGTCGCGACGGGGGCGGATGCGGTGCGCGCGGCGCTGCGCGATCACCCGCAGGTCATGGTCATCGACGTGATGCTGCCGGACTCGGGCGGGCTCGGCGTGGCGGAGGCGCTGCACCGCTACCCGGAGCTGGAGCAGGTGCCGGTGCTGTTCACCACCGGCCTCGCCGCCCCGGCGGTGAAGGCGCTGCTCGCGCCGGCGCCGGTGCTGTTCAAGCCGTTCGGCCGGCGCCAGCTCGTGAGCGCGGTGCGGAGCGCGGTGCAGCGGCGGCCGCCGGCCTCCCAGGCGCCGGCGGCCGCGCAGTGA